In a genomic window of Bacteroidales bacterium:
- a CDS encoding NTP transferase domain-containing protein produces the protein MATAMIFAAGLGTRLKPLTNTIPKALVEVNQKTLLEHVIAHLAQHQIQNIVVNVHHHAEKVIHQTIILAKKYNVNIQISDEREKLLETGGGLKKACNLLKHEPYFIAYNVDILSNLNLSELLTYHEKNQNLATLVVRSRKTNRYFLFNEYHELCGWKNMANNEIKLTNTKIQRLVPLAFSGIQVINNEMLQLLESWGEVFSITEAYIKLCTFYKIKAFIDNESFWMDIGTPEKLSEANKILSAKE, from the coding sequence ATGGCAACAGCAATGATTTTTGCAGCTGGACTAGGCACTCGCTTAAAACCTTTAACCAATACCATCCCAAAAGCATTAGTAGAAGTTAACCAGAAAACTTTGCTCGAACATGTTATTGCTCATTTAGCACAACACCAAATACAAAATATTGTGGTAAATGTTCATCATCATGCCGAAAAAGTTATTCATCAAACCATAATACTCGCTAAAAAATATAATGTAAATATTCAAATCTCTGACGAAAGAGAAAAACTTTTAGAAACAGGCGGTGGTTTAAAAAAGGCTTGCAATCTTTTAAAACATGAGCCTTATTTTATTGCATACAACGTCGATATTTTGAGTAATTTAAATTTATCAGAGCTTTTAACATATCATGAAAAAAATCAAAACTTAGCCACCTTAGTTGTTCGAAGCCGTAAAACCAATCGATATTTTTTATTTAATGAATATCATGAATTATGTGGTTGGAAAAATATGGCTAATAACGAAATAAAACTTACGAACACTAAAATACAACGACTTGTTCCATTGGCTTTTAGTGGTATTCAAGTCATAAATAACGAAATGTTACAACTACTAGAATCATGGGGCGAAGTATTTTCAATAACCGAAGCTTACATTAAACTATGCACTTTTTACAAAATTAAAGCTTTTATTGATAATGAATCATTTTGGATGGATATAGGTACCCCCGAAAAATTGTCGGAAGCAAATAAAATTTTGTCAGCTAAAGAATAA